In a genomic window of Dehalobacter sp.:
- a CDS encoding GNAT family N-acetyltransferase, translating to MILACELKYKELKNGESSSNKELKKIVRSGAVPYGKRYFIIYKNKEVAFLYLDYPPFHDYVILYEIYVITEHRNKGIAKLILDKTDELCKLENRQKIKLYVHSLDKLTNDEQLVKLYESKSYKISSTENGRITMEKVLIN from the coding sequence ATGATATTAGCATGTGAATTAAAATATAAAGAACTTAAAAATGGTGAATCTTCGTCGAACAAAGAACTAAAGAAAATAGTCCGTAGTGGAGCTGTTCCATATGGAAAAAGATATTTTATTATATATAAAAATAAGGAAGTAGCTTTTTTGTATTTAGATTATCCACCTTTTCATGATTATGTAATACTGTATGAAATTTATGTGATTACTGAACACCGTAATAAAGGTATTGCTAAATTAATATTAGATAAAACTGATGAATTATGTAAATTAGAAAATCGTCAGAAAATCAAATTATATGTTCATTCTTTAGATAAATTAACTAATGATGAACAACTTGTTAAATTATATGAATCAAAAAGTTATAAGATTAGTTCAACTGAAAATGGTAGAATTACTATGGAAAAAGTTTTAATTAACTAG